In Deltaproteobacteria bacterium, the genomic window CCCCATGACAGCCGGTATCCCCAACGATCGCGCCAGGATGGCGGCGTGCGAAGTGACGCCTCCACGCTCGGTAATAATCCCTTGAACCTTAGACGGATCGAGCCGTGCGGTATCGGAAGGAACAAGGGTTTCGGCGATCAAGACCCCCTCCCAGGATTCCTTCACTCTCCATTTTCCGCCAATCAGGTGCTCCATGAGCCGTTGCCGGATATCCTCCAAATCACCAGCCCGCTCCTTGAAATGAGGGTCTTCTATCTTCTCAAACTCCCTCAGATATTCTCCAATAACATCGCGGACTGCCTGAATAGGCCCTTTTCCCCTGTCGATCATCATCTTGAGCTTCTTCTGAAAGCTGCGGTCGGAGAGAATCATCCGGTGGCTGTAGAAAATATCTGATTCCTGCTTCGAAAACTTTTTAAGAAGCTTTTTTTCCAGGCGTAAAAGATCAGTTGATGTCTTGGCTATCGCCTCACGAACTCTCTTCCATGACTGGGCGTGGGTTTTTTTCCCCCCCTTCCCAGGTACCAGGATGACAGGATCGACTCCGGGGGTAAGAAAAAAGGCGGTCCCTATCCCGAACCCGGGGGCGACAGGAATCCCCTTTAGTCTCATCTGATGCCCTTCCCTGCGTACCTGAGACTGAACCGTTTCCAGTGCCACCAATTTGTAAACAACGCCGGCCAGCTGAAACGAGATCACCTTGAGAGTTTCCATCTCGGCCGATGTAAATTCCTTTGGCCCTACTGTCTGGAGGGTTAAAACTCCGACGATATCCTCCCTCTCCATAAGGGGAAAGGCAGCAAAAGAGTGGAATTTCTCTTCCCCGGTTTCCGGAAAATACTTGAAGCGGGGGTGACGGGCTGCATCTTTAACAACAACCGGCTGGCGTTTTTCTACAGCGAGACCCGTTAAGCCCTCCTCTATTGTCATTCGAACATGACCAACCGAGGACGGTTCAAGTCCATCGGTGGCAACCAAAAGGAGTGTCCTCCCCTGTAAAAGATAGAGGGAACAGACGTCGACCGCCATTTCATGGCGAACCAAGGTTACAATATGAGAGAGCGGGTTCTCCTCTGGCCGGGACTTTTGAAGAATCCGGGTGACATTAGCGATTGTTTCAAGGTGTTTAGCCACGCCTGCCCTCAGTGTGGCACAGACCTCAATTTGCTTCAAGAATTTCTAGGATTTAAGGGTATGTTGAAAAATGGCTTTTGGGGACTGTTCAAAAATGCCCAGCTGCAAGGCACCCCGAGGAGCCGCGACGCAGGCGTACTTGAGGGTACGTCGAGGAGCCGGAGATCCCGGAGACGTATATCCTTCTGGTAGCTATATTGCTGGGCAACCGACATAACGGTATTAACAAAGAAATAGAGAACCAGCCCGAGTGGAAGAAATAGCATAAAAGCCGTGAACATGAGTGGCATGATCATCATCATCTGTTTCTGAACTGGATCGGTTGTCGTCGATGGTGTCAGTTTCTGCTGGAGAATGGTAACAACCCCCGAGAGGATCGGCAGTATAAAATAAGGGTCGGGGGCTGAAAGGTTACGGTAGAACCAGAAGAATGGGGCATTGTAGAGCTCAATCGAATTGTAGATCACCTTCCAAAGGGCAATATAAATAGGTATTTGGAGAAGCATCGGAAGGCAACCTCCCATCGGATTGACCTTATGGGATTTAAATAGTTGCATCGTCTCCGTATTGAGCCGTTGTCGATCCTCTTTATACTTCTCCTTGAGCTCCTGGAGACGTGGTTGAATCTTTTGCATCTCCTTCATCTGCCTAAATGACTTGACTGAAAGGGGATTCAAAAGAATTTTTATAAAAATCGTCAGAAGGATAATCGCAAAGCCCCAGTTGTGTATCAGCTTTTGAAAAAAGATCAGTAGCCAGAAGAGTGGGACAGCAAGGAATGAAAAGTAGCCGTAATCAATCGATTTCTCGAGTCCGACGCCTATTTTTTGTAAATGCCCACGATCTTTCGGCCCCGCATAGATCGTAAATTTCTCTTCATGTCTCCCACCAATGGAGAGCCCAAACTTTCCAGGAGAGAGAATAAGAGAGGTTTCTCCCTCACCGCTCATCATCTTCAGAGAGGTCTCTGACGTAACACGGCGATTTACCAGCGCCATAACGAAGTAACGATCCTTGATCTCCGCCCAGGTAACCGATCCGGCTATCGATGATGTCTCACCTTTTTTATAGTTTGCCCTCTTTGTCTGATTACCTATTTGATAAAGAAAATCCCTGAGATCTGCAGGCCCCTTTAATGACTGGAGAAATCCTTTTGGTGGCTCTTTTTTTTGAGCTGCTTTCCATACAAGCCCGATCGCTCCTGTCAATCCTGTAGTGGACCTGTTTTCTAGAGAAATCTCCAGCTCAAACGGGTAGTTATCAGAGGACGGAAAAATAAATTTCTTCCTGACCAGAAGATCGTTGTTTTGCCCTTCATAGATGATCTCTTGATCGGTTTTAGAAATAACCTGGTAGGAAGATTCTTGCGGCAAGGCAAAATTGCACTGATCACAAACGAGGGTCAACACCTGGTCCTGTTCCGACAAAATCAGATTGATAGGACGCGATTCTTTATGAATTCCTTCATGATAATCATGGAGGATGATTTTGTGTAGCTGCCCACCATGAGAAGTGAGCTCCCAGGTAACCTTTCCATTCCGGAATGTCGTCTTCTCTTCCGGTAGCAAATGGGGGGTGCCCTGAGTCGCCGCTTGCTCAAGAACTGCCGGTGGTTCGCTCGTAGAGACGATCGGTGGAGGAGGCTGCGAGACCTGTCCCGAAGGAGGTAGCCGGCTCCCATAAAAATGATACCAGGCTATAAAAATGACGAATGAAATTCCCGCCGCCAGTAATGCTCTTTGTTCCTGATTCATAAATGATCCGCGGCTTCTCTCTCACAAGAGGAGTAGGGATGACAACTTGCAATTCTCTTCAATAAAAAAAACAGCCCCCTCGGGAATGAGTGATTTTTGAGAGACCAGATACCGAAATCAGAACAGCTCACTTTAAAACGGCAGGAGCCCCCTAAAAATGGGGAGAGGGAAAATTGATAAAGACGGATGAGGAATAGAGCTGTTCGGCGGAGTAAAATATCGCATAAAAACAACGTCTTGCTCAATTTAACCTCCTGCTCAAAAAACTAAAATCGGGCTTACGCAGCCGGACGCCCTCACGATCTCTTGCCAACTAATTTGAGGCTAAAATTCAAAAATGATTTCCGAATTTTTCTCCCCAACTCGTGAAGAGAACAAAAGATCTTAAAGAACACTGAGTCGCGCTCTTTTTTTCTGGCGGCGCCTTCGCAAGACGTTTCGTCCGTTGGGGCTCCTCATTCTTTTTCTGAAACCGTGCGTCCGCGAACGCTTGATTTTACTTGGTTGGAAGGTGCGTTTCATTTTTGTTCCTTTGTTTTGTTGGCTTGGCGCCGTTTTTTTTCAAAACAAGAATTAAGAATCAATTTTGATTTGCGTCAAGCAAAAATTTATTTCTTTTTTTTCAACGACTTTCATTTTTTTCAAAAAAAAATATTAATTTTTTTGACATGCTTCTTCGATCTGTTATGACACAGCACACTTTTGTAGATGTCACCCCTTAGAGTGTCATTTTGGATCATTCGGGGATCACTCTTGGGGCTGGACTTAAAATGGAGTGGGTTAGCTGTTGGAGAAGGTCTCTAACTGCTTGAAATTTTGTCTTTTTTTCAACCATTAGCCCTTGTTGATATGGTTGTGGGTAGTTTGTACCTATGGGGAATTCTCGCGTCTTTTCTCTCGATCAAATCAAGGAAAATCTCAAAGAGGTTTCCTTATCCCCTTCCGTTGCAGGTCAGGTTGAAGTCCTCGCTTATAATGATGAAGAGGGCCTGACACTCTCTGTAAAGAACAAATTCGTCCGCGACTGGGTTAGGGAGTACCATCTTGAGTCTATTTCGGCCCAGCTGTTTGCCTTGACGGGAAAAAAGGTTCCTATCCGTTTGGTCCTGACACAGGAAACAGGGGAGTCGCCTCAACCTAACGTAGTAGAAGTCCAACCCGTTGTGGTGGAGGATCGATCTTCGTTTTACGGACTGAACCCGAAATATACCTTTGAGAACTTTGTGGTCGGTTCTTCCAATCAGTTTGCCCATGCGGCAGCTCAAGCTGTTTCACGACAACCGGTGAAGAGTTACAACCCGTTGTTTCTCTACGGGGGGGTCGGACTGGGTAAAACACACCTCCTCAATGCCATAGGCCATGCCCTGCTCAAGAATGATCCCCAAACCAAGATCCTCTACCTATCCGGAGAAAAATTCGTCAACGAGCTGATTCAGTCCCTCCGCTTTGAAAAAATGGGGGATTTCAGAAAAAAGTACCGGGAAACCTGCGACGTTTTGCTCGTCGATGACGTTCAGTTCATCGGTGGGAAGGAAAAAAGCCAGGAAGAGTTTTTTCATACATTTAATCAGATCCACGAGTCGGCCAGGCAGATTGTTTTAACCTCAGACCGTGTTCCCAGGGAGATCCCGGGCATTGAAGACAGACTTCGCTCCCGTTTTGAATGGGGTTTAATTGCGGATATCCGACTTCCGGATCTGGAAACCCGCGTCGCTATTCTGAAAAAAAAGGCGGACCAGGATAAGATCGATTTGGGTGATGACGTCGCACTCTTTCTGGCGACCCATATCACCTCCAATGTGCGTGAGCTGGAAGGTGCCCTCATTCGGGTTAACGCCTTCGCTTCCTTGGCAAACGTTCCAATTACGATACCGTTCGCTAAGGAGGTTCTCAAGAATGTGATCGGAAAGATTGGCCATGTCGTTACCGTCCTCCAGGTCCAAAAAGCAGTATCGGAGTTTTTTGGGATTCGGATGAACGACTTAACCGGAAAAAGACGTATCCGTGGCTTTGCCAATCCACGCCAGATTGCGATGTATCTCTGCCGAAAACACGTGAAGGCCTCCTTCCCTGAGATCGGATCCCAGTTTGGTGGAAAAGATCATTCCACCGTCGTCCATGCCGTCGCCAAGATCGAGAAGAAATTGCAGGATGACGAACAATTGAGAGATCAGCTTAAGGCCCTCGAACAACAGCTAACCCTCTAACAACCCTGCTGAAATCACTGTGAATAAATCAACTGTTCACTGTTGGTTTCTCTCTACTGCCTGTTATCCCCCACTTTTACCGGCATCTGAGTCGGCCTTACCCCAAGAGATTTCCTTGTTTCTTTGTCCCTATTTCACAATCACTTGACTCATTTTTCCACAGATTCTATGGGGCACTAGGACGACTACTATTTATGTTAATTACATAATCTTACTAATAGAGAGGGAGGAAGTATGGAGATCAAAATAGAGAAAGAGAAACTGTTAAACCTTTTACGATGGACACAAGGGATTGTAGAAAAGAGAAGCCCCATGGTCATCCTTTCCAATCTCCTCCTTGAGGCCCAGGATAAAAACTTGAGGGTCACGGCAACCGACTTGGAAGTGGTTGTTACCACTGAAGGGGAGATTGATAGCAAGGGGAGTGGACGTTGGGTCGTTAGTGCAAGACATTTCTTTGAAATTGTGAGTGAGGCACCGACAACGGAAATAAAACTTGTTAGTAGTCAGGGAAAAGGTCTGGAGATCCGCTCGGGCAAGGCCCACTTCAAGGTGGTTGGTATGAATCCCGATGAATTTCCTCAAATTCCCCCTCCAACCTCGAAGGGAGAGGTCAAGATAGATCCAGACGACTTGAAAGATATGATTGAAAACACCTTTTATTCTGTCTCTACGGACGAGACGCGATATACCCTTAATGCCCTTTATTTTACGGGAATCAATGGAACGGATGGCAAGAATCTCCTCCGACTTGTGGCGACAGATGGACACCGCCTTTCCTATTCGGAAAAGGAGGTTGATAAGAAGTGGAAATTGGAGAAAGGGATCCTTCTTCCTCGGAAAGGGGTTCAAGAACTTAAAAAACTTCTTTCGGAAGGAGAGGGGGATGTTTTTGTGACCTCCGACGAGAAAATCATCTCCTTTCGACGAGGGGGGGTTAGGCTCTCCATTCGTCTGACCGAGGGGGAGTATCCCCAGTATGAACAGGTTATACCGAAGGAGACAGACAAGGTTATTTCTGTGGAAAGGGACCCGTTTGCTGGTTCCCTTCGAAGGGCCTCTATTCTGACGGCTCATGAAGGGAGGGGGGTTCGTCTCGAGATCAGCTCAGGTATCCTCGAAGTAAGCAGTGCCCACGCCGATCTGGGAGAGGCCAAAGAGGAGTTGGCGATTGATTATCGGGGCCCCAAGTTCGATGTGGCGTTCAATCCAAAATATCTTTTAGATATTCTTTCGGTTCTTCAGGATGAAAAGGTTGTCCTGGAGCTCAAAGATGATGTTTCTCCCTGCGTCATCCGGTCTGAATTTGACCGTGGCTTTTTGGCGCTTGTTATGCCAATGAGAATCTAGGGTTAATCAAACTTATGGGTAAAGAAAGTCCTGCCAGAAAGGTGAAGGAGTCTGCCAAGTACGATGCCTCCCACATCAAGGTCCTCGAGGGGCTTGATGCGGTCCGAAAGCGTCCTGCAATGTACATCGGTTCCACCGGGGCACCAGGGCTTCATCACCTTGTGTATGAGGTTGTGGACAACTCTGTGGATGAGGCGCTTGCCGGTGAATGTACCCAGATTGATGTCACAATTCATATTGATAACAGCGTGACGGTTGTGGACAACGGAAGAGGGATCCCTGTGGATATCCATTCAACGGAAAAGGTTTCTGCTGCCGAGGTGGTGTTGACCAAGCTTCACGCGGGAGGAAAATTTGACCATGATAGTTATAAGGTTTCCGGAGGACTCCATGGGGTTGGTGTCTCTGTCGTGAATGCCCTCTCGGAAAAGTTAGATCTGGAAATCTTTCGCGACGGGAAGGTTTATCACCAGTGGTATAAGAGGGGGAGTCCCCAGTGCAAACTCGAGGTAACCGGCAAGACCGATCGCCGCGGAACAAAGGTCACTTTCAAGCCGGATAAGGATATTTTCGAAATGACCGAATTCAGTTTTGACACCCTCTCGCAGAGGCTACGTGAGCTTTCCTTCTTGAACAAGGGACTCAAGATTACCGTTGTGGAGGAGAAGACCCAGAAGAGGCATGAGTTTCAGTATGAGGGGGGTATCAAGAGCTTTGTTGAATATCTGAATCAGAGAAAGACCCCACTTCATGACGTTATTTATTTTGAGGCGGAAAAGGACAGAATCATCCTCGAAGTGGCAATGCAATACAATAGCAGTTATGCCGAGAGCATTTTTTCATTTGCCAATAATATCAATACGATTGAGGGAGGAACCCACCTGATCGGTTTTAAGTCGGCGATTACGAGGGCGATCAACCAGTTTGCCTCGGAAAGGAATCTTCTCAAGGATCTCAAAGAAAATCCGCAAGGAGAGGATGTGCGCGAGGGCCTTACCGCGGTCGTCTCGGTAAAGATTCCCGATCCACAATTTGAGGGACAGACCAAGGCCAAGCTCGGAAATTCAGAGGTGGAAGGGCTTGTGAAGCAGATCGCCTACGAGAGGCTTTCAGAATATTTTGAGAAGAATGCTGGTGTGGTACGAAAGATCATTGCCAAGGTTATCGATGCGGCGAGGGCTCGTGAGGCAGCCCGACAGGCGCGGAAC contains:
- the dnaN gene encoding DNA polymerase III subunit beta, which codes for MEIKIEKEKLLNLLRWTQGIVEKRSPMVILSNLLLEAQDKNLRVTATDLEVVVTTEGEIDSKGSGRWVVSARHFFEIVSEAPTTEIKLVSSQGKGLEIRSGKAHFKVVGMNPDEFPQIPPPTSKGEVKIDPDDLKDMIENTFYSVSTDETRYTLNALYFTGINGTDGKNLLRLVATDGHRLSYSEKEVDKKWKLEKGILLPRKGVQELKKLLSEGEGDVFVTSDEKIISFRRGGVRLSIRLTEGEYPQYEQVIPKETDKVISVERDPFAGSLRRASILTAHEGRGVRLEISSGILEVSSAHADLGEAKEELAIDYRGPKFDVAFNPKYLLDILSVLQDEKVVLELKDDVSPCVIRSEFDRGFLALVMPMRI
- the yidC gene encoding membrane protein insertase YidC, which encodes MNQEQRALLAAGISFVIFIAWYHFYGSRLPPSGQVSQPPPPIVSTSEPPAVLEQAATQGTPHLLPEEKTTFRNGKVTWELTSHGGQLHKIILHDYHEGIHKESRPINLILSEQDQVLTLVCDQCNFALPQESSYQVISKTDQEIIYEGQNNDLLVRKKFIFPSSDNYPFELEISLENRSTTGLTGAIGLVWKAAQKKEPPKGFLQSLKGPADLRDFLYQIGNQTKRANYKKGETSSIAGSVTWAEIKDRYFVMALVNRRVTSETSLKMMSGEGETSLILSPGKFGLSIGGRHEEKFTIYAGPKDRGHLQKIGVGLEKSIDYGYFSFLAVPLFWLLIFFQKLIHNWGFAIILLTIFIKILLNPLSVKSFRQMKEMQKIQPRLQELKEKYKEDRQRLNTETMQLFKSHKVNPMGGCLPMLLQIPIYIALWKVIYNSIELYNAPFFWFYRNLSAPDPYFILPILSGVVTILQQKLTPSTTTDPVQKQMMMIMPLMFTAFMLFLPLGLVLYFFVNTVMSVAQQYSYQKDIRLRDLRLLDVPSSTPASRLLGVPCSWAFLNSPQKPFFNIPLNPRNS
- the dnaA gene encoding chromosomal replication initiator protein DnaA, which gives rise to MGNSRVFSLDQIKENLKEVSLSPSVAGQVEVLAYNDEEGLTLSVKNKFVRDWVREYHLESISAQLFALTGKKVPIRLVLTQETGESPQPNVVEVQPVVVEDRSSFYGLNPKYTFENFVVGSSNQFAHAAAQAVSRQPVKSYNPLFLYGGVGLGKTHLLNAIGHALLKNDPQTKILYLSGEKFVNELIQSLRFEKMGDFRKKYRETCDVLLVDDVQFIGGKEKSQEEFFHTFNQIHESARQIVLTSDRVPREIPGIEDRLRSRFEWGLIADIRLPDLETRVAILKKKADQDKIDLGDDVALFLATHITSNVRELEGALIRVNAFASLANVPITIPFAKEVLKNVIGKIGHVVTVLQVQKAVSEFFGIRMNDLTGKRRIRGFANPRQIAMYLCRKHVKASFPEIGSQFGGKDHSTVVHAVAKIEKKLQDDEQLRDQLKALEQQLTL
- the ptsP gene encoding phosphoenolpyruvate--protein phosphotransferase, with translation MAKHLETIANVTRILQKSRPEENPLSHIVTLVRHEMAVDVCSLYLLQGRTLLLVATDGLEPSSVGHVRMTIEEGLTGLAVEKRQPVVVKDAARHPRFKYFPETGEEKFHSFAAFPLMEREDIVGVLTLQTVGPKEFTSAEMETLKVISFQLAGVVYKLVALETVQSQVRREGHQMRLKGIPVAPGFGIGTAFFLTPGVDPVILVPGKGGKKTHAQSWKRVREAIAKTSTDLLRLEKKLLKKFSKQESDIFYSHRMILSDRSFQKKLKMMIDRGKGPIQAVRDVIGEYLREFEKIEDPHFKERAGDLEDIRQRLMEHLIGGKWRVKESWEGVLIAETLVPSDTARLDPSKVQGIITERGGVTSHAAILARSLGIPAVMGVSGVRNRVSPGAAIIVDGDSGNIIVNPSREVIREYERIQDQFVDRLVHLQSIVHLAAETLDHKKILLEANVGMLESLHSLREYGAEGIGLYRTEYPFMIRKRLPNEEEQFDLYKTIVEEANGLPVTFRTLDAGGDKPIASLNFEAPEANPFLGYRSIRLCLAQPEILEVQFRAMLRASALGPIRILIPMISGVDEIRRVREILKKVQDELTNESTRFDPKIPVGMMIEVPSAVQMAHYLIRYVDFFSVGTNDLTQYTLAVDRNNERVATFFDSLHPAVLKSIAHVAAVAVEAKKPVGICGEMAGDPLVAPLLVGLGITGLSMIPVSILQVKNIIRQVRLSEVRKMAVEVLKLATASEVREKLAPYQHLLTQLAS
- the rpmH gene encoding 50S ribosomal protein L34, with the protein product MKRTFQPSKIKRSRTHGFRKRMRSPNGRNVLRRRRQKKRARLSVL
- the yidD gene encoding membrane protein insertion efficiency factor YidD, whose protein sequence is MFLCDILLRRTALFLIRLYQFSLSPFLGGSCRFKVSCSDFGIWSLKNHSFPRGLFFLLKRIASCHPYSSCEREAADHL